The Solanum lycopersicum chromosome 9, SLM_r2.1 genome window below encodes:
- the LOC101267742 gene encoding cytochrome b561 and DOMON domain-containing protein At3g25290 — MGLYESCCVIVLYFMFLLLNPQFSCSMSCTTQKFTSNKLYEHCNDLPHLNCYLHWTYNPKISSLNLAFAATPTKPNGWISWGINPNGTGMIGTQSLIAFKNLNDTIVVKTFKLNSYKSIVEGELEYRVSNMQAMYSNELMVIFASVELPKGMKELNQVWQVGSLVLNGTFPGIHDFQIENLNSKGKLDLMKGKNVNNGLEDTMVKNRNIHGILNVVSWGILFPIGIMIARYLRTFLDPIWFYVHVTCQISSYIIGVSGWATGLKLGSQSKGIIYNSHRDFGIALFCLATLQVFAIFLRPKKEHKYRFYWNMYHHGVGYGVLVLGIINVFKGLEILQPQSKWKLAYIIFLSIIGGIALILEAITWIIVLKRKPRKSNNKLHDGQNGRQQPLTS, encoded by the exons ATGGGATTATATGAATCATGTTGTGTTATAGTCCTATATTTTATGTTCTTACTTTTGAATCCTCAATTTTCATGTTCCATGTCATGTACAACACAAAAGTTCACCAGCAACAAATTGTATGAACATTGCAATGACTTGCCACATTTGAATTGTTACCTTCATTGGACTTACAATCcaaaaatttcttctttaaatttAGCATTTGCAGCTACTCCTACTAAGCCTAATGGATGGATTTCATGGGGAATCAATCCAAATGGGACGGGAATGATTGGTACACAATCGTTGATCGCGTTTAAAAATCTCAACGATACTATAGTTGTGAAAACCTTCAAGTTGAACTCGTATAAGTCTATCGTGGAAGGGGAACTTGAGTATCGCGTTTCGAATATGCAAGCAATGTATAGTAATGAGCTGATGGTAATTTTTGCTAGTGTTGAATTACCTAAAGGAatgaaagagttgaatcaagtATGGCAAGTTGGAAGTTTAGTGTTAAATGGGACATTTCCAGGAATTCATGattttcaaattgaaaatttgaattcaaaaggAAAACTTGATttgatgaaaggaaaaaatGTTAATAATGGTCTTGAGGATACTATGGTCAAGAATAGAAAT ATTCATGGAATTTTAAATGTTGTGAGTTGGGGAATTTTATTTCCAATTGGTATTATGATCGCAAGGTATCTAAGAACATTTTTGGATCCAATATGGTTTTATGTTCATGTGACTTGTCAAATATCATCTTATATTATTGGAGTTTCTGGTTGGGCCACTGGTCTAAAACTTGGAAGCCAATCCAAAGGAATTATTTACAATTCTCATAGAGATTTTGGTATTGCCTTGTTTTGTCTTGCAACTCTACAG GTGTTTGCAATATTTCTGAGGCCAAAGAAGGAACACAAATACAGATTTTATTGGAATATGTATCATCATGGAGTTGGATATGGTGTACTTGTTCTAGGTATCATTAATGTATTTAAAGGTCTTGAAATTTTACAACCACAAAGCAAATGGAAATTGGCTTATATTATTTTCCTATCAATTATTGGAGGAATTGCTCTTATTTTAGAAGCAATTACTTGGATAATTGTACTTAAAAGGAAGCCTAGAAAATCAAAT